One Coffea eugenioides isolate CCC68of chromosome 2, Ceug_1.0, whole genome shotgun sequence genomic window, CATTCATCTCAGAAGGCATTGAGCTGGTTCACTAAAATCCCAAAGAGACTTGATATGCAATTAATCGAGTTAATCATAAGCTTAGTAGGACTTAATTGTTGGTGGTGTCAATTGTTAAGCTTGGCAGTCGAGTCAAGTTTGAGCTGTCATAAGGATCTTTAGTCCACGAATCATGAGCAGGCAAGAATGAGAAACTTGTCTGCAGGTGTTTTGGTAATAGTTGTAGAACACATTTATTGCGTTAAAGCAAAAATAAACGAACCTTTGGTGCCGTACATCTATCTACGGTTTTCATTTGCAGATATCATAATCACTTCTTATTGCACCTTGATTCTCTCCAACGAGTCAGTCAGACATTGATTTGAAATAAGTGTAtccttcatttaaaaaaaaaaaaaaaaaaaagtgtatcCTAATACACATATACAGGTTCTCttgcaaaattttttcttccttcGTCTGTCCTCCGTTCTCAGCCCCCTCTTTATCATGTATGTAAGCGGTGGCAGCTATGAGTCTTGAACCTGAGTATAACAGCATGACGAAGTATCCTACACTTGCAAATactttaaaaataataataataacaaaataccGACCAAGTATGTTTTGATTGGGTATCTTATAAGCTTTGATATTTACAAATCATGGAGTACTATCTTGCAGAGTTTAGTGATAGGCTCCAGAAATACAAATCAAGACCTGACTGTATTCTTTTCCGGTGCTATTGTAGTTAGGAAAAACATTTGCAGGCGGTAAAGAAGAACTCTCTTTTATCCTAAACCAGATTACAAAATATGAGTGACCCATTTTTCAGTACTATAATAAGATAAGTTGTAACATCAACTGAGTGAAATAATATGAAGAAACTGATTTGTGGTGTGCAATTCCTAACATGCAAGACTTGAAAGTGAAGGAATTTTAAATCTCTAAGCTATGCATAGGCGGCTCCTAGCCGTCATCGAAAGTTAGGATCAGTGTTTTCAACAAAGCCTACTATCAATAACTTCCAAACCAATAAAGCTTGTTAACATCTCAAGAACATCCCATGTCATAAGATTGTGTACATGTTAAAATTGTGTGAATTGTTACTAAAAAGGTTACTAACTTATCTTTGAAAGTCAAAGATCGAACAACTACAGATTTCAATTTGGCACTTGAGGTGCTTAATTAGCCTCAGGTACACGTACAAATAAAGAAAACAACAGATCCTCACCTGTATCCATGCTTCAAGCAAAGATATGTAATCATTTTCTGGATCCAGACCCACTGAAATCAGATATTTTTACTCCAATCTATTATATAAGTTGTTGATCTTGAAGTTCCCTAAGTTAAtgattaaaaagggaaaaatttgtTCCACTCCATATGCAACCCATTTATAGTCTATATCAAAAGCCCACAAATGATGCTACAACAACGCCTAGGAAATATTAAAGCCATATATTTTTAGCCCTCAATAAGAAAAACATCGTAGAATTATTAATGCCGCCACATATTCATAGAAAAATGACAAATTAGAGCTCAAATGAGTCTTGGTGAAAATTCCAGAATGAAATAACATGTGGAAAGGTTAACTCAAAGCAATTCTTCATCATTCAAGAGCTATGAGGTGCTAGAACTAAAACATTAAGGAAATGTGCAACCCTTGTCCTTTGATCCATATAACCACAAAAACATATCCAAATAAAAGCTAATAGCAAAAAAGACATGGAAACTGATGCATAAAGTATGAGGTAAATACCTATCCCCAATCAATAAAGGGTAAAGGAGGATATCCAGCTTCTGGAGGAGGCATCAAGGATGGAGGTAGGTTGCCCCATGAAATATGCACATTCTGACTGGATATCTGACCTATTTCAACCACGAAGATAACAAGATTAGATGGAAACAAGTTAAGAAAGAATATGTTTAATATTCCTTCTAATACGGAGAGTAGggcaaaaaggggaaaagaggAACTGGTCAATGTGCCTTTAAAAGGATTTGATGGAATTATTTCCAAGATTATTTTGTAATCAACCATTATCAATGAAATTTATTGCTAAATGTAAAACCAATGGGGGAAAAAGCAGTATCAGATATTCTTCAACCACAAGTTTGTGAAGTCTATCGGTAGGAATAACTATTCATAATCACCCCTTCTCCCTCCTCTTCCCCCAATAGACTCtcctttaattaacaaaaaagaaaaactttgaATACTACAGTAAAACAATGAGTTTGATTAAGTAGCTCTATATGGTTCCGCCTTTAAAAGGCATGTAGACCAGCGGACAGAGTACCTCCCCATGGACCCCTCTTGCCAACAAGCAAAATGGCCTAGCAAACTAAAGCCTTTCCTGCATCATGATGGACTACACCTAAAATGGTGGCTATCCAAGTTGTGTCATCTTTGTTCTCTGTGCTCAAATTATGAAAATAAGCTGTAGTATGGTAGTAATTGTAGTTATAAGGAGGTGATACAGAGAACATAGGATCGATGGCATAGGCATCTTCAGTTTCAGCTATAACTATAAATCTACCAAAAACCTGATTTCAGTTTCAGCTATTGCTATAAATCTACCAAAAACCTGATTAGTAACTTCATAAAACACATGTTAGAAGAGGTAAAACCTAATGTTacccttcattttttttaataaaaaaaaaaagcatcatCTATGCGGATTGGTCCTCAGAGTTTGGATGGGCTGTTTCAAGTCTGGTCTTAGGATTCCATACAAGCAAAGTCTCAAGCCTTTTGACAAGATTTCTGATGACTAACGGTTAAATGAATGGACAAGATCCCAATTCATGCCTCCTAAATCTCATAGCTGCTATCTTTGAAACAGTTATCATCTCCTTGTATTCACAAACATACTGTTAAACTGGGCTCATATTGAAGCTTTCTAATGACTGATGTATTAGTATAGCACATAAATTGACAAATGACTTCATAGTTTACATCCATCATAGGACTTGTATCCCTCTACCCCAATTGACCAGAGTGCTTTCAAAACGAGTTCTGCTACCCCTCTTTGGTTATTGCTAATCCATTTGATCAGGTGTATATTTGCTTTAAGGTATCTAGTACGTGTTTGGTCCAATTATTGCCTTAAGGTTGAGTCTGCACAGAAGAAAATATCCCGATCCAACAATAGAAGGAAAGTAAGCAAGAAAGACTGCATGCAAGATTAAAATATAATAACACAACCAGATCATTGAGACAAAAGAGGCACCTGGCAGCACTTGATCATTCGGATTTTGTTTCGGATGATAGTACTTACAAGAATCCCCATATTGGCATGAGCCCTGAGAACATCAAAAGTTTAGAATATTAATCAAATATAATTCTCCAACAATTCAACAGATGTCATGCCATACAAATACAAATTCCTACAATTTAGTCGCTAtcaataaaaagcaaacaagaaattcaaatcatttaactcaaaaaaaaaaaaagtacatgaGGAGTGCATTTCCCTTGTTTGTTAATTGACAAGTAAAAGTGCTATAGGCTAAATGTCCAGTAATAAAGTTGTTCAAGTAAAATTTGTCTTTACCGTTCGGACGAATCGATTGCAAACACCTTGTTTTCCCAAGGCCCCTGGAGCAGGAATCTGATTTGCATCTGCTAACAGAAATAATAACATTtgcaaaacaataaaaatacaaacaatTATAGAATCAACTTAGGGATTAAAGCAAGctgaaaaaataaagaaaggaaatgTAAATAAGTAGGGAAGGAAGAAAGGGAACTAACAGCGCAAGGAGTCGTACCAGAGAGCCTTGGCCCTCTGGTGATGGACGCCTTGGAGGTGGCGCTTCCGGGCTGCGGCGGTGTCTTGGAATTCTTTGTCGCAGTAATCGCAGTAATACTTCCCCAACGGCATTTTTTAACTGAGTGTGTTTGACTGTTTGACACTTTTATCTACTATCTTGTAAGATTTGGGACGATACAACTGTTCATGTTTTTTCATTGTTAATTAATGACTACTTAAAATGATTCACCCCCATAATTTCTTCACACAAATGGCAGTTAAGGTGTAGTTAATTATTGAGGTCATCAAAGTCATGGGGTGGAATGTGTTATAATTATGGGTGTCAACGGGTTGGATTCGGACCGGAATTAAAAATTTCGAATTCAAATCCAACTCATATATCCGACGGATCTTGATTTTAGAGTTCTGGAACTGGATCCAACAGGTCTAGGTCGGAAAggttcaaatttaattattttaaaattaaatttaaaaccAATCACAAATCCAATTTTCAAacttaaacaaatcaaattacaaaATTAAATCACAAATAACTCGCAATAATTAATTCAAAACTAATTACGAATCAATTTACAAAGTCATTACTAAATTGTTAATTTGATAAAAGAatgtatttaaaaatatttatattttataattattaatatattgttCGGATTTAGGTCGGATACGGGTCGAAATCCTATATTCCATATCCGACCCCTTTTTTGTTAGAGTAAATGAgtccgaattcgaattcgggtatcgaaattatttttcaacctaaattcaaaaaaatttatcgGATCCGAGTCAGGTCCGAGTCCAAACCCGACTCGCTGACACCCCTAGTTATAATACATTACATATTTGGAGATTATTGTCGTAATTGCTTGAagcagaaaaaaggaaaagttgatGATGGTTATGGACTCATCATGGTCTCTgctttttattttgaaagatcTTCTTCATCAAATATCAGAGGCGCACGTAAAAGAAAGACCACAAAAATTGTGTTGTAAAGGGCACAAGGAGTTTGAGAATACAAGAAggcttttgcttgtttcaaatTTAGTTATTTTATTCTCGACCAAATACAAATAGGGTGAACATATTTTTCCAAGTGTTCAGTTTCACCGtattttttgtatttgtatgcACTTGCACATTTCATGAGGCGAATAGATTTATCTTATTTGTAGTATCAAGAACTCCCAAGCGCGATGCGCACAGATCCTAAGCCGATCATTGACTATGACACCAAAATGTTTTTACTTGTTTTCCTACAGTACCATACTACTACTACATCTACATATAAACCATCGAGCTCTGGTTGAATGAGCACCAAAAAGGGGACTAAATTCCTCTTTCGATCGTAGATCGGAGGTTAGAAACTCAtctgtaataaaaaaaaaattcaaaaaaagtGTCAGAATATTCCTTTAATCAAGTCGAATTTGTATGCCTACTAACCCCGAATTCAGTCTTTTTAAACCCCCCCTTCTCTTCTTATAGAATAAAACAGATTAAATTATAGATCCTATAGGATAAGATGGATTAAATTATAGAAATGTTATCCTTGTAGAATAAGATagattaaattataaaaatgttaTCCCTTTTTATAGAAGGAGATAGATTAAGTTATAGAacctataaaataaaatagattaAGTTGTAGAAATGTTATCCCTATAGAATAAAATATATTAAGTTATAAAAATGTTATCCCTgtaaccagaaaaaaaaaaaaaaaaaaaactaagactACATGTACTACTATTATCATTATAAACTTTCCCTTCGGTAGAATAAGCTAAATTAGATTATAAAAATGATAGTTGgagaaaaaaactaaaattacatatactACTATTATCATTATAAACTTTCCCTCCCCTCTTTctgtaaaataaaataaattaagttATAAAAATATCATCGTAGCCGGAAAAAAATACTAAAACTACATATACTACTATTATCATCATAAACTTCTAGCATTTTATAAACCAATGTCTGGGCGGCCTCACGTTTTGCGTGAGACCCCATTCGGCCATTCAACTAGCACAAGTATAAATTAATACTACCAAACTGGAAGATATAGAAAACTCTTAAAAGAAGGATCCAATAAGCGAATGAGTAATCAATCCTGCGGGAGAGCAGCTCGATGTAGGGGCACCAGGCTTTTCGTATAATGAATGCAACGATGCTCATAAGAAGTGGGTGGTCTTCCAAGTTTCTTAAAGGTATTCTGGTCAAGATGATAAAGAACCAAGCCTCTTTCACCACAATCCAGCCACAATTCTCCATTCTGAAAGTGCACAACCTCTAATCTCCGGCTGAAGCTGTAACATTCCGATTCCAGAGGTCGAGGACCACCATATAGGTTTGGCCGAAGACACCATTTTCTAACCCAAGCCCAGCTCGCGTAGTCCTCGAGCAACCATATATCAATGACGGTATAACCCCGATACACATTACAGAAGGATAGATGTTCATCCACCACTAAAAGCCGCATATTTCTGTGATTCACTCTGGAGTTGCACTCGCCACCAGGATGAGGCAAGGTAGAGAAATCCTCGGTATCCATCCCAAAAATTGTTATTCCACTGGTGCAAGGTGGGATATCTTCCTCAGCGTCAGCAATACGGCCGCAACTTGTGATCCAATGAAGAGCTCCATTGCAGATTGCAGGTGGGGTATCATACTGAGGGGGAGAACCTGAAGGTGGGCTTTTTATCTTTCTCCAACTCCTTCCTCCGAGGCTGTAGATAAAGAACTGGAAACCAATACACAGGTAAAGAATCTTAAGTTCGTTTGCCGATGGATCGTAAAAGAAGGCACAGGAAGCACCTTCATTAGGACCATCTAGAACCAGTAGTTCTTGTGTTAAAGGGTTGAATACATAATAACGCCAGCGAGCAAAGGCATCCCTGAACAAAAGCAGTCCATGACATGAATCAAGAACTTCGGTGTCACCTTGACTCATCTTTATTTCAGGCCTAAGCcgcaatttttttattttgttcctGCGGTTGCTTGCTTGATCCAAAATGTAGAAAGCCAATTTTCCAGTTCCCCTCCAATCCGTTAGATCCGTGGCTTGCACAAAAATGAGTGGAGCAGACCTATCCAGGTGCAATATGATAAAATAATCTGAGGAAGTCAATGATCTCCAGCGCCTGCACACCCTTCGACAGTCTGCGACGCGATCTGCAGGAAGTCTAAGCAGGATGTCTATCACGACATCGTCAGGAAGCTGTGCAACAACGTTATCACTGCCACGAAACGATAATGCGCTAATTATCCTTCTCAAAACAAGGGCAATGCATGCGAAGCACCACCGACCACCGGAGAACCACGTTTGAGGCGGCCAACCAATCAACAATGTCCAGTCCTTAAAAAAATACTCGAGTATAAATAATAGCAAGAAGAAATTAATATCGACATGCCGGAACAACATGGAGATAATACGACGGGGAGGGGATTGAGATGAACATTGTAGTCTAAAATCAAGATTCCagagacccaaaaaaaaaaaaaagtggaggAATTCAACCTGGTAGTTGAATTTGCACAAATTATCCCACTCAAGGAGTCGGATCGGAGTCTGAGTTTGAGCATGAGGAGAGAACCTAACCTCAGATGCCAATAACTTTACTGAATTAGCCTCGATGCAGGATAGATTTAGTTCTATTTAATAACTCTCCAACTTCCATTTGTGCTCAATCTTAAATAATGCTACATTCGGGTTAAAGCAAAGCAAGTTCGCTCTAAAATTGGTTTAATTGACTTAAAAATCACAATATCTTCTTGACTTCTCATGCTAGAATATGAGATGACCAACATTGAGGAGAAGTAAGTGAACGCATATCCTAATAAGTGACTTGGAATGAAATACACAAGAGTGAGCCAATCAATTTACTTCAACATTCATTCCTCTGGACTCGTAATCGAAACCTTTACCAGTATTCGACATAACATGGTAGCATGCATCGATATTCGACAAAACATCGTTATTTGGCCTTGAAATCCTTCCCCTCACCTAGGCGAGCCGGTCGTGTACGCCATCGGCCAAACAGCCAACCTATATGACTATACCCACATCATAAATACATTCTGTAACTAATTTTTTTATAAGTTTCCGACCACTTATAGTAGTaacacacacatacacaaaaAAGCTATATATATTTTCTATCCAAACATGCGACAAAGTGTTTTTTCAAAACAATGTTTCAAATAAttttctatccaaacacactcacttgaagtttatttttgtttaaattcGTACAGAATAAATGCAGTTAACGTGATTTTTTTGATAGAATAACGCTCCAAATTGACAAAGACTTTGCATTATATGCACATACGCTCTTTTTTCCACCAAGAAAACTCCAAAGACTTTGCTACATCCTGAAACAGATTTGAtctatgaaaagaaaaaggctgAGGTAAATGACATAACACAGAAAGCCATGGTAGAAGATTTTTGGAGATCAAAACAAGTTATATTTCGTTTACCTTCATCCCAAGCAACAATCAGCACGTTCCAAATATGGCGTTTACATGTGCAGAAGATATTTTTCAATCCAAAACAAGTTCTTTTTTTCTGATCGGAGGGAGTCGTACGGGCCATCCGTGCTGGGTTTAAGGGATGCTGAAAAGAGTAGGAAAATAAAAGGGTTATTGGAGAGAGAGGAAACGAAAAAGCGAGGAATcggctttatttatttatattttttgtggGTGAGAAGAAATTTGTTGTAGAGGAAACTCCTAGTCCTCGAAGGACTGGATTGCTTTGTGACTTTAAGAGGAAATAGTATGGCAAAAGAATACCTTTTGGAGTTAACTTGGAAGTGGTTTTCAGACCACAGTTAGGATTAGGATTATGCTTCGTTTTCAAGGTACTTGGGTCTTGTTGAAGATATGTAGAAAGATTTGATAATATAAATATTAGGAAAGatttgattatagtatcatatattaattaggtattATATGATTATAGtgtcatatattaattaggtaatagtatgattatagtatcatatg contains:
- the LOC113758819 gene encoding zinc finger CCCH domain-containing protein 3 isoform X1; the encoded protein is MPLGKYYCDYCDKEFQDTAAARKRHLQGVHHQRAKALWYDSLRSDANQIPAPGALGKQGVCNRFVRTGSCQYGDSCKYYHPKQNPNDQVLPGQISSQNVHISWGNLPPSLMPPPEAGYPPLPFIDWG
- the LOC113758819 gene encoding zinc finger CCCH domain-containing protein 3 isoform X2 → MPLGKYYCDYCDKEFQDTAAARKRHLQGVHHQRAKALWYDSLRYANQIPAPGALGKQGVCNRFVRTGSCQYGDSCKYYHPKQNPNDQVLPGQISSQNVHISWGNLPPSLMPPPEAGYPPLPFIDWG
- the LOC113758819 gene encoding zinc finger CCCH domain-containing protein 3 isoform X3: MPLGKYYCDYCDKEFQDTAAARKRHLQGVHHQRAKALWYDSLRSDANQIPAPGALGKQGVCNRFVRTGSCQYGDSCKYYHPKQNPNDQVLPDIQSECAYFMGQPTSILDASSRSWISSFTLY
- the LOC113760285 gene encoding F-box protein At3g07870-like, with the protein product MLFRHVDINFFLLLFILEYFFKDWTLLIGWPPQTWFSGGRWCFACIALVLRRIISALSFRGSDNVVAQLPDDVVIDILLRLPADRVADCRRVCRRWRSLTSSDYFIILHLDRSAPLIFVQATDLTDWRGTGKLAFYILDQASNRRNKIKKLRLRPEIKMSQGDTEVLDSCHGLLLFRDAFARWRYYVFNPLTQELLVLDGPNEGASCAFFYDPSANELKILYLCIGFQFFIYSLGGRSWRKIKSPPSGSPPQYDTPPAICNGALHWITSCGRIADAEEDIPPCTSGITIFGMDTEDFSTLPHPGGECNSRVNHRNMRLLVVDEHLSFCNVYRGYTVIDIWLLEDYASWAWVRKWCLRPNLYGGPRPLESECYSFSRRLEVVHFQNGELWLDCGERGLVLYHLDQNTFKKLGRPPTSYEHRCIHYTKSLVPLHRAALPQD